The following proteins are co-located in the Leishmania major strain Friedlin complete genome, chromosome 30 genome:
- the SGT gene encoding putative small glutamine-rich tetratricopeptide repeat protein, with the protein MEERDQPITDDHRKLVFSFIRMMRRSQVENPERAEAVAQMLGEEFGVDPAGSGGLHDTEVDVLEAFKTALREHERRSGAEQDEKFVSFVELLEKKGYFKGVEKGSDEYAQRLEKAREKFNQRNNPYEGLTAEQIKNKGNELMSQAKYKEAIAYYTKAIELQPDNAVFFANRAAAHTHLKDYNNAIIDCERAIIINPEYSKSYSRLGTALFYQENYSRAVDAFTKACELDPDNATHKEDLKRAEEKAKGTALSTGGGLGGFPGMGGFPEMGGMPDMSQFANMMSNPQFMETAQRMMQNPEFSNLVANMASKFSQGGMNPAELNRLGADMGMRNVDEEGNVVTPFGKVNRAAIEQLQEEEVRKNPKLAGIMADVQANGYGAFQKYLGDPDVMNLMMKFQNLMFTNPNRSP; encoded by the coding sequence ATGGAGGAGAGAGATCAGCCCATCACAGATGATCACAGGAAGctcgtcttctccttcaTCCGGATGATGCGCCGGTCGCAGGTCGAGAACCCCGAGCGcgccgaggcggtggcgcagatgCTTGGTGAGGAGTTCGGCGTCGACccggccggcagcggcggtctTCACGACACGGAGGTGGACGTGCTGGAGGCTTTCAAGAcagcgctgcgcgagcacgagcgtcgcagcggcgccgagcagGACGAAAAATTCGTGTCCTTTGTGGAGTtgctggagaagaagggcTATTTCAAGGGCGTCGAGAAAGGCTCCGACGAAtacgcgcagcggctggagaaggcgcgcgAGAAGTTCAACCAGCGCAACAACCCCTATGAGGGCCTCACAGCGGAGCAGATCAAGAACAAGGGCAACGAGTTGATGAGCCAGGCCAAGTACAAGGAGGCGATCGCGTACTACACGAAGGCGATTGAGCTACAGCCGGACAACGCCGTCTTCTTCGCAaaccgcgccgcggcgcacacgcacctcaAGGACTACAACAACGCTATCATCGACTGCGAGCGCGCTATCATCATCAACCCCGAGTACTCGAAGTCGTACTCCCGCCTGGGAACGGCGCTCTTCTATCAGGAGAATTACAGCCGCGCTGTTGACGCCTTCACCAAGGCGTGCGAGCTCGACCCCGACAATGCCACCCACAAGGAGGACCTTAAGcgcgcggaggagaaggcgaaggggACTGCCCTCAGCACGGGCGGCGGTTTGGGCGGCTTCCCGGGCATGGGCGGCTTTCCCGAGATGGGTGGCATGCCGGACATGAGCCAGTTCGCGAACATGATGAGCAACCCGCAGTTCatggagacggcgcagcgcatgatGCAGAATCCCGAGTTTAGCAACCTGGTTGCCAACATGGCGAGCAAGTTCAGCCAGGGCGGCATGAACCCAGCGGAGCTGAACCGCCTCGGTGCCGACATGGGCATGCGCaacgtggacgaggagggcaaTGTTGTGACGCCGTTCGGCAAGGTGAACCGTGCCGCCattgagcagctgcaggaggaggaggtgcgtaAGAACCCGAAGCTGGCGGGCATCATGGCGGATGTGCAGGCCAACGGCTACGGCGCCTTCCAGAAGTATCTCGGCGACCCCGATGTCATGAATCTGATGATGAAGTTCCAGAACCTCATGTTTACGAACCCGAATAGGAGCCCTTGA